Proteins co-encoded in one Sulfuricaulis limicola genomic window:
- a CDS encoding NADH-quinone oxidoreductase subunit M, whose protein sequence is MLAEHVLSLATWLPIFGGIAVLATGSDRNADYARQLSLVVAVLTFLVTLPLYTGFNHGTHAMQFVEDYAWIEAFSIRYRLGIDGISLLLILLTSFTTVLVVISAWKVIEKKVAQYHAAFLIMEGLMIGVFSALDGILFYVFWEAMLVPMFIIIGLWGGPNRVYATIKFFLYTFLGSVLMLVAFIYLYYQAGSFDILAWHDTKLGLNAQILIFLAFLAAFAVKVPMWPVHTWLPDAHVEAPTGGSVVLAAIMLKMGAYGFLRFSLPILPDASHELAWLMITLSLIAVVYIGLVALVQEDMKKLIAYSSIAHMGFVTLGFFIFNTQGIEGGIVQMISHGFVSGALFLCVGVLYDRLHSRMIKDYGGVANRMPVFAAFMMLFAMANAGLPGTSGFVGELLVILGAFQVNVWYALAAATTLVFGAAYTLWMYKRVIFGAVTSDKVGGLTDVNSREVVFLSLLALAVLVMGLWPYPFLDVMHASVEHLLQQTTVTKL, encoded by the coding sequence ATGCTCGCCGAACACGTCCTGAGCCTTGCCACCTGGCTGCCGATCTTCGGCGGCATCGCGGTGCTTGCCACCGGCAGCGACCGCAACGCCGATTATGCGCGCCAGCTGAGCCTGGTGGTCGCGGTGCTGACCTTCCTCGTGACGCTGCCGCTGTACACCGGTTTCAACCACGGCACCCACGCGATGCAGTTCGTCGAGGACTACGCCTGGATCGAGGCCTTCAGCATCCGTTACCGCCTTGGCATCGACGGCATCTCGCTGCTGCTGATCCTGCTCACCAGTTTCACCACGGTGCTGGTCGTCATCTCCGCCTGGAAGGTGATCGAGAAGAAAGTGGCGCAGTACCACGCCGCGTTCCTCATCATGGAAGGTCTCATGATCGGCGTGTTCAGCGCGCTGGACGGCATCCTGTTCTACGTCTTCTGGGAGGCCATGCTGGTGCCGATGTTCATCATCATCGGCCTCTGGGGCGGGCCGAACCGGGTGTACGCCACCATCAAGTTCTTTCTTTACACCTTTCTGGGTTCGGTGCTGATGCTGGTGGCCTTCATTTATCTTTATTACCAGGCCGGCAGCTTCGACATTCTCGCCTGGCATGACACCAAGCTGGGGCTCAACGCCCAGATTCTCATTTTCCTGGCCTTCCTCGCGGCCTTTGCGGTGAAGGTGCCGATGTGGCCGGTGCACACCTGGTTGCCGGACGCGCATGTCGAGGCGCCCACGGGCGGCTCCGTGGTCCTGGCCGCCATCATGCTGAAAATGGGCGCCTACGGTTTCCTGCGGTTTTCGCTGCCGATCCTGCCGGACGCCTCACACGAGCTGGCTTGGCTGATGATCACGCTCTCGCTCATCGCGGTCGTGTACATCGGCCTGGTGGCGCTGGTGCAGGAAGACATGAAAAAGCTCATCGCCTATTCCTCGATCGCGCACATGGGCTTCGTGACCCTGGGGTTTTTCATATTCAACACGCAGGGTATCGAGGGCGGCATCGTGCAAATGATCTCGCACGGCTTCGTCTCCGGCGCGCTGTTCCTGTGCGTGGGCGTGCTGTATGACCGTCTGCACTCGCGCATGATCAAAGATTACGGCGGCGTGGCCAATCGCATGCCGGTGTTTGCCGCCTTCATGATGCTGTTCGCCATGGCCAACGCCGGCCTGCCCGGGACTTCCGGTTTCGTGGGTGAACTGCTGGTGATCCTGGGCGCGTTCCAGGTCAATGTCTGGTACGCCCTGGCCGCCGCCACCACGCTGGTATTCGGCGCGGCCTACACGCTGTGGATGTACAAGCGCGTCATTTTCGGCGCCGTGACCAGCGACAAGGTCGGCGGGCTGACGGACGTCAATTCGCGTGAGGTGGTGTTTCTTTCGCTGCTGGCGCTGGCCGTGCTGGTGATGGGCCTGTGGCCGTATCCGTTCCTCGACGTGATGCACGCCTCGGTCGAGCACCTGTTGCAACAAACGACGGTAACAAAACTGTGA
- the nuoL gene encoding NADH-quinone oxidoreductase subunit L: MELIYLAIPLSCLAGALLAGLFGWKIGRIGAHSVTIMGVAVAFALSAFVVLPDVLAGNHFNGPVYTWGVSAGIPLEVGFLIDPLTALMMVVVTFVSLCVHIYTIGYMHDDPGYQRFFSYIALFTFAMLMLVMSNNFLQLFFGWEAVGLMSYLLIGFWYTRDSATYAQLKAFLVNRVGDLGFLLGIAAVYMTFNTLDYAAVFAIAPQMAAKTIQVLPGVDWSLMTLIGILLFIGAMGKSAQVPLHVWLPDSMEGPTPISALIHAATMVTAGVFMVARMSPLYELSETALSVILVIGAITALSMAFVGMVQNDIKRVVAYSTLSQLGYMMVALGASAYSVGIFHLMTHAFFKALLFLAAGSVIIALHHEQDLRKMGGLKRRMPITFVTTWIGSLALAGIPPFAGFFSKDMIIEAVHESSLPGSGFAYFAVLTGVFVTAFYTFRMLFLTYYGKPRMDEHTLKHVEESPWVVTIPLILLAIPSLLAGFLFLDPVVFGGFFAESIKVLPAHDVVRQIGEHYAGIGPFIAHGLQSAPFLLAVAGIVTAWFMYVRLPHLPGRVREKAGAIYTLLLRKYFVDEFNEFVFAGGARAIGRLFWKIGDVKLIDGLAVNGTARMIGWVSGVIRRIQSGYVYHYAFAMILGLFLLITFFLHR; the protein is encoded by the coding sequence ATGGAACTGATCTATCTCGCGATTCCGCTGTCCTGCCTCGCGGGCGCGCTGCTCGCTGGCCTGTTCGGCTGGAAAATCGGGCGCATCGGCGCGCACAGCGTGACGATCATGGGCGTGGCCGTGGCCTTCGCGCTGTCGGCCTTCGTCGTGCTGCCGGACGTGCTGGCGGGGAACCACTTTAACGGGCCGGTGTATACCTGGGGCGTCTCCGCCGGCATTCCGCTGGAGGTCGGGTTCCTGATCGATCCGCTGACGGCGCTCATGATGGTGGTCGTCACCTTCGTGTCGCTGTGCGTGCACATCTACACCATCGGCTACATGCACGACGATCCCGGCTACCAGCGCTTCTTCAGCTATATCGCGCTGTTCACCTTCGCCATGCTGATGCTGGTGATGTCGAACAACTTCCTCCAGCTGTTCTTCGGCTGGGAGGCGGTCGGCCTGATGTCCTACCTGCTGATCGGCTTCTGGTACACGCGCGACTCCGCCACCTACGCCCAGCTCAAGGCCTTTCTCGTCAACCGCGTCGGCGACCTCGGCTTCCTGCTCGGCATCGCGGCGGTCTACATGACCTTCAACACGCTGGATTACGCCGCCGTGTTCGCCATCGCCCCGCAGATGGCGGCCAAGACGATCCAGGTGCTGCCGGGCGTCGACTGGAGCCTCATGACGCTCATCGGCATCCTGCTGTTCATCGGCGCCATGGGCAAATCGGCGCAGGTGCCGCTGCACGTGTGGCTGCCGGACTCGATGGAAGGTCCGACGCCGATCTCGGCCCTGATCCACGCGGCCACCATGGTGACCGCCGGCGTGTTCATGGTGGCGCGCATGTCGCCGTTGTACGAACTGTCGGAAACCGCGTTGTCGGTGATACTCGTGATCGGCGCGATCACGGCGCTGTCCATGGCCTTCGTCGGCATGGTGCAGAACGACATCAAGCGCGTGGTGGCGTATTCCACGCTGTCCCAGCTCGGTTACATGATGGTCGCGCTCGGCGCCTCGGCCTACAGCGTCGGCATTTTCCACCTGATGACGCACGCCTTCTTCAAGGCGCTGCTGTTCCTGGCGGCGGGCTCGGTCATCATTGCGCTGCACCACGAGCAGGACCTGCGCAAGATGGGCGGCCTCAAGCGGCGCATGCCGATCACTTTCGTCACCACCTGGATCGGTTCGCTGGCGCTCGCGGGCATTCCGCCTTTCGCCGGGTTCTTTTCCAAGGACATGATCATCGAGGCGGTGCATGAATCCAGTCTGCCCGGCAGCGGTTTCGCCTATTTCGCCGTCCTGACGGGCGTGTTCGTCACGGCGTTCTACACCTTCCGCATGCTGTTCCTGACCTATTACGGCAAGCCGCGCATGGACGAGCATACGCTCAAGCACGTGGAGGAGTCGCCCTGGGTGGTGACGATCCCGCTCATCCTGCTGGCGATTCCCTCGCTCCTGGCCGGTTTCCTGTTCCTCGACCCGGTGGTGTTCGGCGGTTTCTTCGCCGAGTCCATCAAGGTGCTGCCGGCGCATGATGTGGTCCGGCAGATCGGAGAGCACTATGCCGGCATCGGTCCCTTCATCGCCCATGGCCTGCAATCGGCGCCGTTCCTGCTGGCGGTGGCGGGCATCGTCACGGCCTGGTTCATGTACGTGCGCCTGCCGCATCTCCCCGGGCGCGTGCGCGAGAAGGCCGGTGCGATCTACACGCTGCTGCTGCGCAAGTATTTCGTGGACGAGTTCAATGAATTCGTGTTCGCCGGCGGCGCGCGCGCCATCGGGCGGCTGTTCTGGAAAATCGGCGACGTGAAGCTGATCGACGGCCTGGCGGTGAACGGCACCGCGCGCATGATCGGATGGGTATCCGGCGTCATCCGCCGCATCCAGTCCGGCTACGTGTATCACTATGCGTTCGCCATGATCCTGGGACTGTTCCTGCTGATAACTTTCTTCCTGCATCGATAA
- the nuoH gene encoding NADH-quinone oxidoreductase subunit NuoH, with protein MSTLLIEFWNWFPGWSQIALVNLGKILIILVPLLLCVAYLTYAERKIIGYMQVRIGPNRVGPKGWLQPLADAVKLLVKEIIIPAKSSRYLFVFAPIMSFAPALAAWAVIPFTDKMWLTNIDAGLLYVLALTSMGVYGVIIAGWASNSKYAFLGSLRSAAQIVAYEIAMGFALVGVLMAAGSLNLREIVLAQSGGPHHWYLLPLLPLFMVYLISGVAETNRAPFDVAEGESEIVAGFHVEYSGMAFAIFFLAEYANMILIAALTSVMFLGGWLSPFEGLPAGILATPVIGTVLGNGIHWLLFKISFVLFLFLWFRATFPRYRYDQIMRLGWKVFIPVTLVWIGVMGGVMFLTPWGFVFH; from the coding sequence ATGAGCACCCTGCTGATCGAATTCTGGAACTGGTTTCCGGGCTGGTCGCAGATCGCGCTGGTCAATCTCGGCAAGATTCTCATTATTCTCGTGCCGCTGCTGCTGTGCGTGGCCTACCTCACCTACGCCGAACGCAAGATCATCGGCTACATGCAGGTGCGCATCGGCCCGAACCGTGTCGGCCCCAAGGGCTGGCTCCAGCCGCTGGCCGACGCGGTGAAACTGCTGGTCAAGGAAATCATCATCCCGGCCAAATCAAGCCGCTATCTGTTCGTGTTCGCGCCGATCATGTCCTTCGCGCCGGCGCTGGCGGCGTGGGCGGTGATTCCGTTCACCGACAAGATGTGGCTCACGAACATCGACGCCGGTCTGCTGTACGTCCTGGCGCTGACGTCCATGGGCGTGTATGGCGTCATCATCGCCGGCTGGGCGTCGAACTCGAAGTATGCCTTCCTCGGCAGTCTGCGTTCCGCGGCCCAGATCGTGGCCTACGAGATCGCCATGGGCTTCGCGCTGGTGGGCGTGCTGATGGCGGCCGGCAGCCTGAACCTGCGCGAGATCGTGCTGGCGCAGAGCGGCGGTCCGCATCATTGGTACCTGCTGCCGCTATTGCCGCTGTTCATGGTGTATCTCATCTCCGGCGTGGCGGAAACCAACCGCGCCCCGTTCGACGTGGCCGAAGGCGAGTCCGAGATCGTCGCCGGCTTCCACGTCGAGTATTCCGGCATGGCCTTCGCCATCTTCTTCCTGGCCGAGTATGCCAACATGATCCTGATCGCGGCGCTGACGTCGGTCATGTTCCTGGGCGGCTGGCTGTCGCCGTTCGAGGGCCTGCCCGCCGGGATTTTGGCCACCCCCGTCATCGGCACCGTGCTCGGCAACGGCATTCACTGGCTGCTGTTCAAGATCAGTTTCGTTCTGTTCCTGTTCCTGTGGTTCCGTGCCACGTTTCCGCGGTATCGTTACGACCAGATCATGCGTCTCGGCTGGAAGGTGTTCATTCCGGTGACGCTGGTGTGGATCGGCGTGATGGGCGGCGTCATGTTTCTTACGCCCTGGGGGTTTGTCTTCCACTGA
- the nuoK gene encoding NADH-quinone oxidoreductase subunit NuoK — MIPLSHYLILGAILFSLSVVGIFLNRKNLVILLMAIELMLLAVNLNFIAFSHYLGDISGQVFVFFILTVAAAESAIGLAILVVVFRNRNSINVEDLSELKG; from the coding sequence ATGATACCGTTGTCGCATTACCTGATTCTCGGGGCCATCCTGTTTTCCCTCAGCGTGGTCGGGATTTTTCTCAACCGCAAGAATCTGGTCATCCTGCTCATGGCCATCGAGCTCATGTTGCTGGCCGTGAATCTGAATTTCATCGCGTTCTCGCATTATCTCGGCGATATCTCCGGCCAGGTTTTCGTGTTTTTCATCCTGACCGTGGCGGCGGCCGAGTCGGCCATCGGACTGGCCATTCTGGTGGTGGTGTTCCGCAACCGGAACAGCATCAATGTCGAAGACCTGAGCGAGCTCAAGGGGTAA
- a CDS encoding NADH-quinone oxidoreductase subunit J, producing the protein MEFKQLIFYFFGTILVFAATMVITVRNPVKAALFLVLAFVSAAGLWLLLQAEFLAIVLVLVYVGAVMVLFLFVVMMLDLNLVRLREGFGEYLPIGGLVAVLLVLEMSIVLSTDQFGLKQMPDPGSLPADHSNTRELGRLLYTVYVYPFEIAAGILLVAIVAAIALTLRRRKDSKYQDPSQQINIDRHTRMRIVKMRAEKKS; encoded by the coding sequence ATGGAATTTAAGCAATTAATTTTTTACTTCTTCGGCACGATCCTGGTGTTCGCCGCCACCATGGTGATCACCGTGCGTAATCCGGTGAAGGCGGCGCTGTTCCTGGTGCTGGCGTTCGTCAGCGCCGCCGGGCTGTGGCTGCTGTTGCAGGCGGAGTTTCTCGCCATCGTGCTGGTGCTGGTGTACGTCGGCGCGGTCATGGTGCTGTTCCTGTTCGTGGTCATGATGCTGGATCTCAATCTGGTGCGTCTGCGCGAGGGGTTCGGCGAGTACCTCCCGATCGGCGGGCTGGTGGCGGTGCTGCTGGTGCTCGAAATGAGCATTGTCCTGAGCACCGACCAGTTCGGGCTGAAGCAGATGCCCGACCCGGGCTCGCTGCCGGCGGATCACAGCAACACCCGTGAACTGGGGCGGCTGCTGTACACGGTTTACGTCTACCCGTTCGAGATCGCGGCTGGCATCCTGCTGGTGGCCATCGTCGCAGCCATTGCGCTGACCCTGCGCCGCCGCAAGGACAGCAAATACCAGGATCCGTCGCAACAGATCAATATCGATCGGCACACGCGCATGCGCATCGTCAAGATGCGCGCGGAAAAGAAAAGCTGA
- the nuoI gene encoding NADH-quinone oxidoreductase subunit NuoI has protein sequence MLKAIKRQLNTFFLYELLKGLMVTGRHLFARKFTIQYPEEKTPMSPRFRGLHALRRYPNGEERCIACKLCEAVCPAAAITIESEVRADGTRRTTRYDIDLFKCIYCGFCEESCPVDSIVETRLFEFHFENRGENVIHKDQLLAIGDKYEKQLAEDRATDAKYR, from the coding sequence ATGCTGAAGGCAATCAAACGGCAGCTGAACACGTTTTTCCTCTATGAGCTTCTGAAGGGGCTCATGGTGACCGGGCGCCATTTGTTCGCGCGCAAGTTCACAATTCAGTATCCGGAAGAGAAAACGCCGATGAGCCCGCGTTTCCGCGGCCTGCATGCGCTGCGCCGCTATCCCAATGGCGAGGAACGCTGCATCGCCTGCAAGCTGTGCGAGGCGGTGTGCCCGGCGGCGGCGATCACCATCGAGTCGGAGGTGCGCGCCGACGGCACGCGCCGCACCACGCGTTACGACATCGACCTGTTCAAGTGCATTTACTGCGGATTCTGCGAGGAATCCTGTCCGGTGGACTCCATCGTCGAAACCCGGCTTTTCGAGTTTCATTTCGAGAATCGCGGCGAGAACGTGATTCACAAGGACCAGCTGCTGGCGATCGGCGACAAGTACGAGAAACAGCTGGCGGAAGACCGCGCGACCGACGCGAAGTATAGATAA